The genomic interval TCGGAGTTAGACATTAACTGGAAGTCTGGGGTTTGGGCCGCcagctgtttggggtttttttcagtggcagGAGGGCACTTCGCTTTGCTCCTTGAATTCTGCGCTCATTAAGCTGCTGCCTGACGTTCAGCGTcggggggaagaggagcagccAGAGGTTAAAAACTCGTAACCTCAGCCGGTCTCTGGGTGGGGTTCCCGAGGGCTGGGTGCTCCACAGCTTTCCtactccccccatccccagaaAAGAGGGGGATCCTACCAAAAACGAGCTCCCGACAAACCGGTTTACATCACCTATTTGCCGTTTTAGACCCAATAAAAATTCTGTGCTAAAAATATGTACAGCAACTCGCGGGAAAATGAGGCTTTACCCAAAAAGGAGGCACTTGTGGCGTAGAAAATGAACGGCAAAAGCCCCACTGCTTCGGGCCCTGCGTCAAGGAGCGTGCGATACGCTACAGTGGGGCAAACTCGCCTGAATTTTATTGATTACTTCGTCTTCTACGCGAGCCCCGCCTAATTTGAGGTTCCTCAGCTGGGGCAGCGCTCGACACAAAGCAATAACGGCACCGGGGGAAATCTTATCGCAGAGGTCGAGGCCCAGCGTCTCCAGGCGCTGCAGGGTTGCTACACCAGCCAGACCCGCGTTCGTCAGGGAGGAAGCGCTGCCGATCTCCAGGAACCGGAGGTGTTTCACGTGGCGCCCGATGAAGTCCACCGCGGAGTCGCCGATGACGCAATGGCGCAGCACGAGGCGCTCCAGCTCTTCCAGGTGCGGAGCCGCTCTCTGAATCCCCGTATCTGTTACGCGGTAGGTGCCGGAAAGGCTCAGCGTCTTCAGGCGGCTCTGGGAGGAGACGGTCAGCAGATGGTGATCGGAAAAGGCAGGGACGTTGTAGACAACGAGGTGCCggagctggggcagggccgTCGCGGCGGAGCCGCAGAACCAGGCGGTGGGAATTTCGCAGCAACTCAGCTCCAGCGTCGTGAGGGAAAGGGGGATGCTCTCGTAGGGGATGGGGCGGAGATCCGTCTCCGCCAGGCACAGCcgctggagctggggacaccGTTTCCCGAGAGCGACCAGCAACGCCGGGGAGAGGAGTCGCCGCTTGTCGCCGGAGCGGAGCGCGCCGTGCAACCGCAGCGTCCGCAGGCTGTCGCGGAGACGCCACCGCACCAAGTGCCACAGGATGGGGGAGGTGAGCTGGGGGCGAGGAAGAAAAGGGGTTCGCTCCCAAGGCATGGGATTGGGGAGGGCACCATCGGCCCCTGCCCCCAGTGGggtgatttcccccccccaaaatctcaGCCCCCAGTGGGGtgattccctccctcccccccagtctcagccccctgtccccagtgaggtgatttcccccccccaaaatctcaGCCCCCTACCCCCAGTGGGATgattccctccccccccagtcTCAGCCCCCTGTCCCCAGTGGGGTGATCCCCCCCTCCATCTCAGTGCCCCGTCCCCAGTGGggtgattccccccccccagtctcaGCCCCCTGTCCCCAGTGGGGTGATCCCCCCCCCCGTCTCAGCCCCCCATCCCCAGTGGGGTGATTTCCCCCCCAACCCACAGTGGGATGATCCCCCCCCCAGTCTCAGCCCCCTGTCCCCAGTGGGGTGATTCCCCCCCTCCATCTCAGCCCCCTATCCCCAGTGGGgtgatttccccccccacccccagtctCAGCCCCCTATCCCCAGTGGggtgattcccccccccccaatctcaGCCCCCTGCCCGCAGTGGGgtgatcccccccccccagtctcaGCCCCCTATCCCCAGTGGGGtgatctcccccccccccaatctcaGCCCCCTGCCCGCAGGGAGGTGATCCCCCCCCCTCAGTCTCAGCCTCCTGCCCGCATTGGggtgatttccccccccccccccgccgcccggtGCGGGAAGGCGGTCGGGCAGCCCGTACCCGGTGCGGGCTCAGATCCACATGTCTCCAGATCGTCCTGTCCAGCGCCAGCCGCTGCCACCGCCGGCAGACCCTGCGGGGAGGCCGCAGGCCATCACCGCCGAGGCCCAGGCGGGGaggcggccgggcccggggttgcgggggtgtgtgggggggtgggtgggggggtgtcccaccTTGCCGCCCGCAGCCGGTCCCGCAGCGGCAGCAGCTCCAGAACCTTCAGCAGCACCGAATCGGGCAGCACCGGCAGCACCGCTCCAACCTCCTCCGCCATCTTGGCCGCTTCACCACAACGAGGCGGGCGTTATGCGCGTCACTTCCACTTCCGGTCTAGCTGCCGGTAACTTCCGGATCCGGCACGGTAACGGCTGTGGCGGAGTGACGCAGGGCTCGGTGGGTACCGGGAGCGGGCTGGACCTCCCTGTTTAACCCCTTCCCTTACCGACAACCCCCTCCCGGTGCCTATTTCCCCCTCCCGGTGCTTCCCGTTAACTTGCGGTGTCGTCCGGTCcattcccctcctccccccctcaggTAACCATGATCGAAGTCGTCTGCAACGACCGTCTGGGTAAAAAAGTGCGGGTGAAATGCAAGTATCCCCGGGAAACGAgattatggggggggggggtgttcgggggtgggggggatccTCCCGGTTCCCCCCGTTTTCCTTAACGGCTCCGCCAGCACCGAGGATTCCATCCGAGACCTGAAGAAGCTGATCGCGGCCCAGACCGGGACACGCTGGGATAAAATCGTGCTCAAGAAGTGGTGAGTGGAACCGGGGGGTGAAGCAGCGTCTGCCCCGGTGTGGCGGGGCCGTGAAATCGGTACCGACTGCCTGATAACTGTGTTTTCCATCCCCGCAGGTACACCATTTTCAAGGATCACGTCACGCTGGGCGACTGTATCCTTCTCCGGGCGGGTGTTTTACGGTATTACCGGAGGGAGGCGGGCGGGGGTCCCCGCAATCCCCTATCGATCTCCGCCCTTTTCCTTAACTGCGTCCTCCAGATGAGATCCACGATGGCATGAACCTGGAGCTCTACTACCAGTAGCGGCTGCCATCCCCTCCCGGTTCCCCCCGGTGCTCTCGTCTCCGTTCCCCCCTCCTCcaatccccctccccctccccggtaTGGCCGTGTTGAGGCTTTAAACCTGCTGTAGCTACCCTGGAGTGTTTAAGTGGTTTATAATAAACGTGTCTCTCGAGTCTCTGGTTGGTGTGTGGGAAGCGGGAGCGGGAATCGGGCACCGGGAGCCGCCGAACCGGGAGGGGAGCGACGCGTTGCTGTTTCTCTACGGGCTCCTGCGTCTTTTGTCCACCCACGGCCACCGTCCAGCTCCTGCGTCACGTGCCCAGGCTCGCTTCCGGGCACAATGCGGCCTCCCGCCCGCAGCCAATGAACGCCAGAAAGGCGGGCGTTTCCACCAATAGTAACGCGGGGAGGGTGGGCGCTGCCTTCCCGCAGGCCAATAGAAATAGAGAATGGGTGGGTAGGCCCCGCCCCTCTCCGCGCCAatggggccgggccgggcgcgggCGGTGCGGGAGGTGCAGCCGAGGGAAGATGGcggaggaggagaagctgccCGCGGGCTGGGAGAAGCGCATGAGCCGCAGCTCCGGTACGGGCAGCGGTGCCAGGAGCGGAGGGGCTGCCGGGGTACCCGCTCCCGGGGCGGTGGGTTGGGTCTCTCGGGTTATCGGGGATTCGGCTTCAGTTCCGGCGGGGATGCGGCCCGATGGGCCCGGCCTGGGCCTGGGCGGGGTGTGAGGGGCTTTGAGCGGGGCCTGGAGGGCGGCGGGGTGTGGAGAGCTGGGCTTGGGGCGGGCCTGAGAGCCGGGGTGGGAGTCTGGGGGGTGCCCGGCTCCCAGGTGCGTTGTGCcccggggtgtgggggggtgtttggCCTTGGGGGTGGGGGTTAAAGCGGCTCCTGGGGCCGCGGGCTGCCAGGGGAACCGCGCCTGGGCCCTACGGGTGTCTGGGGGCGGGAGGCGGCTGCTACGAACCGGTGGAAGGaagcggggcagggggggtaGAGCCGGGAGAAGCCTCTTTATAAAAGGCCAGGATAGAGCGTGGCAGGACGTTTCGCCCTCCGTGGGGCTGCGGTGGCTCGGGTTGGGGGACGGGATCAAGTTGTGGGTCAGGACGGTGCTTTCAGCAGGGTTTTGTCCTTTGCGGCTCAAAAGCAGTTCCTAGGAGGTCGTGTTCTTCAGCTTGGCTGCTCAGCTCGTTTGTTGGAGGTGGGGACGGTGAATCTAGGGAGGCTGAGAGAGAAGAGCGGCCTGCGTGAGCCCTCCTTGCTAGACCCACCGCGGTTCAAGTGTCCTGGAGGGAGGGAGCTCTGGGGctggctgtttgtttttttttttttctcgagTCTAGTCTGCTTCTAGCTTCAGTGGAGAGCTTTGGGATGTCTGATGCGCTAGAAGCGAGCAGAAATCATCTCGATCGATGCTGTGAGTTATCGCAGGTAAACGCACGCGTGGCTTTGAGGCCTTTGAGCAGCAGAATTACCTGGCTCTAACGCTGAATGCGTTGAGAGGTGACTTCGTAGGAGCTTCGTTTCCTGCTAGCTGGGGAGACCATGGGTATCTTGTGCAGGAAGGTTGTCATTTTCtggtaggaaaaaaagggattttcagaaagaaagatcTGCGCGGCACAAAGACGTGATCTTTGCTAGCAGTAACTCACCACGTTTGCTGCGGGATGTGCTTAGCAGAGAAGTTTTACGCTTTCACCCTTGTAAATAGGGCTAGAGTGAAACACAACCTCATCCCTATCCGCTTCCTCGGCAGCGGCAGGGTGTTGCCTGGGGGTGTTTCTGGCTTCTGACCGTGGCAGTGGGTGTTTTGTCGCTGATCTGCCCGAGCGTCGTGAATTGGAAAGGCAGCTGGAGCCTGTTTTTTGTGCGGGGCTGTTGCTTTGACCGAAGGCGCTTCCCGATGGAAACGTTTGCGTAGGAAATTATGTGGAGTTGTAAAATCTTGTTTCCTGCTTCGTGTGTTTGAGCTGATCGCGTGGATGCGGCCGAGCGCTCGCAGAAATCGAGTCTACTGTGCCTTTGGGGTCAAGAAGCTGATTCTTGGGGTCAGAAGCTGATTCTTGGGGTCCGttaggagcttttttttttaaccccagcCCCTTTCTCTGTCTGCAGGCCGTGTTTATTACTTCAACCACATCACAAATGCCAGCCAGTGGGAACGGCCCAGCGGCAGCGGGAAGAACGGCCAAGGGGAGCCCAGCAAAGTGCGATGTTCGCATCTCTTGGTGAAACACAACCAGTCCAGAAGACCCTCGTCGTGGAGGCAGGAAAAGATCACGCGGACCAAAGATGAGGCACTGGAGCTTATAAATGGCAAGTAaatgcaggagagagagaatatGATACTGTTGAAGGGGAAAAGTCGTTTTAAGGCTAGAATTGGACCCCAGATGAGTGGTTCGGTGTGTCGGGAACTTGCTAAAGCAAAGTGCTTTAAGCCAAGTGGTTTGAACATGGACTTTCGTGTGGCCCAACCACTCGCAGAAACAATTTTGCTGTATGATTAAATGACGTAAAGATAGGTCCCGGCCCGTGTGTCTTCCCcttttgtgttgtggtttgtttttggttggctttttttttttttttttgtaatgttatTTCAGaggtttgtttgtattttctttgtaaatgtgtatatttatataaaaaataaaattatttaaagctaaaacaaatgttctttaaacatttctttttatttaatgtcaCGTGACTCCTTCCCCTAATAGCAACTTAGAGTAAGTTCTAATTAACCTCTTAATTTCAATTAACTTGAAATCAAGTTGCTTGTAGGAGGCGATCAGCCTTGCACGAGGCTGTACGGATGACCCGATCGGTTTGGGCTTTTCCCAAAGTGTTCTGGCTCGTGATCCGGTCTAGGAACGAGGGCGCCGCGTGCCTCCCGCAACGAGTGGTGTTAATCTTTGCAGCCtggatggtttggttttttttttttcccctcgcaGCTCTGGCAGTAGAATTGAATCGATGTCGTGTTTCTTCAGCATCAAGGTTTTGATCTTACGGGAGTTCAAAGTCCAGCTGTTGCTACtgtcttctttattttttttttccgtctTAGGATAAGGAATTTGGGGGCTCACGGTGAGGTTTCAATCAGTCCCACTGATTAATTGATGAAACTGAGACCGTGCTCTTTAGCGGGcagctttgtttttcctgacaGCGAGGTTGCGGAGGCTAGC from Grus americana isolate bGruAme1 chromosome 33, bGruAme1.mat, whole genome shotgun sequence carries:
- the PIN1 gene encoding peptidyl-prolyl cis-trans isomerase NIMA-interacting 1; this encodes MAEEEKLPAGWEKRMSRSSGRVYYFNHITNASQWERPSGSGKNGQGEPSKVRCSHLLVKHNQSRRPSSWRQEKITRTKDEALELINGYIQKIKSGEEDFESLASQFSDCSSAKAGGDLGAFGRGQMQKPFEDASFALRAGEMSGPVFTESGIHIILRTE
- the FBXL12 gene encoding F-box/LRR-repeat protein 12, whose translation is MAEEVGAVLPVLPDSVLLKVLELLPLRDRLRAARVCRRWQRLALDRTIWRHVDLSPHRLTSPILWHLVRWRLRDSLRTLRLHGALRSGDKRRLLSPALLVALGKRCPQLQRLCLAETDLRPIPYESIPLSLTTLELSCCEIPTAWFCGSAATALPQLRHLVVYNVPAFSDHHLLTVSSQSRLKTLSLSGTYRVTDTGIQRAAPHLEELERLVLRHCVIGDSAVDFIGRHVKHLRFLEIGSASSLTNAGLAGVATLQRLETLGLDLCDKISPGAVIALCRALPQLRNLKLGGARVEDEVINKIQASLPHCSVSHAP
- the UBL5 gene encoding ubiquitin-like protein 5; translated protein: MRVTSTSGLAAGNFRIRHGNGCGGVTQGSVTMIEVVCNDRLGKKVRVKCNTEDSIRDLKKLIAAQTGTRWDKIVLKKWYTIFKDHVTLGDYEIHDGMNLELYYQ